The genomic window ATTGAGAATATACTTATAGAAATGATCAAATACATTGGAGTTATCAAAAAAAGAGATAATATTAAGTAGTATAAAAATAAGCTACTGTATCATCTCTTTTTCTTTTATTAAACAAAGAAATATATTAAATATAGCAGTACATCTCTTAATGATCATGGAGTGAAAATAATAGGGAATTATTAGAAAATATTTTATTTTAATAAAATAAATTTTTGAAAATATAAAAACATTTTAAAGAATATTATAGTGAATTAATATTTTATGCTATAATAAATAATAATGATAGTATTAATTATGGTCATATTTTCTTTGAATATTTATGCTTCTGTTGTAGGAACAACATTAGAGGGATATATTTTTGCAAGAACTAAAGAACAGATTGTTAAATTGATAGGATATGTAAGAAATGAAAATAAAGAAGCATTCACTAACTATATAAAAGAATTCCAAACAACAGGAGAAGGGGGAACACTGGATGATGGACTGAAAGTTGAAATTGTAAATAGTGAATCAGGTTTAGTAGAAATTAGACTGGTTGGAAGAATAGAAACAGTTTGGACTGTAACTGAAGCAATAAAAAGAGATTAATTTTAATAATATATCAATATGTATTTAGGGAGAAATTTTATGAAAATAGGAAAAATTAAAATATTTATAATGCTTATTGTAATTTTATTATGTATGATTTATTATAACAGATATTCACTTTATCAGTTTTTACCTGCTCAATCTGATGAAAATTATAACATTATAAATGGAGTTATGATAAACAATGATGATCAAAAATCATATACAGGTAGGTTAAAGACTGCTCTTGGAGATAGAATTGAAATTTATTCTTATAAAGATGGATTATTAGATGGGCTCAATGTTGCATATCAAAATGGTAAAATTAAAGAAATTGGCCATTGGAAAAATAATTTACAAAATGGAGTATTTAAACTTTATACTGAGAAAGGGATTTTGATTGATAATGTAGTATTTAAAGATGGTAATAGAAATGGAACTACTAAACAGTATTATAATGATACTGGAAATTTACGACTAGAAGCATACTATATTAAAGGACTTTTAGATGGAAAGGTAAAAGAATACTACCAAAATAAGAAATTGTATAGTGAAGTTACTTATAGTTATGGAAAAATGAATGGGCAAGCTCAAGAATATTATGAAAATGGTGGAAAAAAAGTAGAGATGCATTATGAATTTAATATACCCAGAGGTCCTTATAAAATGTATGATTCTGCGGGTCAAATTCAATTGGAAGGAATATTTGAAAATGAAAAGTTTATCCCTAAAAGTGAAACGGATGCTGATAAAATAAATTTGGAGGAGGTTAAAAAAGAATAGTTTAAATATAAAAATTCCTATAGGTAAGGGAACTTAAAAATAAAGTATAGATTTTTTATAAAAATAATTGAGAATAAATATTAAAATAAAAAATCAAGAAACTTATTATACCCAAAAGCTTAAATTCTTTAAGATGGAGGGTATTTTTTTTGTAAAAAACTATTTTAAATTATAAAGTTTTTCTCAATGCTGATATTATAATATATATTTGTAAATATTGAATTATATTTTAGTTTATAAAATTTTTAAAAAATGATAGAATTAAAATAAAGAATTTAATATTTAAGGAGGAAAAATGTACAGATACTTATTCTATTTTTTAATTTATTCTTTCTTAGGATGGTGTGTAGAAGTATGTTATGCAACTCTTAATACTAGAAAATTCATAAATAGAGGTTTTTTAAATGGACCTTACTGTCCAATATATGGTGTAGGGATAATGTGTATTATATATTTTGTTTTTCCATTAAAGAATAATATGTTTATTCTCTTCATAGCTTCTGTGATATTAACCTCTGTATTGGAGTTTCTTACTGGATTTATTCTTGAAAAGATATTCCATTATAGATGGTGGGATTATTCAAATGTTCCTTTTAATATATGTGGTTATATATGTTTGAAGTTTTCTATTCTATGGGGAATTGCTTGTGTCTTGGTAGTAGATATTATTCATCCAGTTGTAGAAGGTATTATATCATGGCTTCCATTATTAGTAGGAAAAATAATTTTAACAGTAGCTGGAACTTTTATATTGATAGATTTTCTTGTCACAGTAAAAACTGTGCTAAAGCTTAATGCAAAACTTGAAAAACTGGAAAGAATAGCTGGAGATATTCATAGATTTTCGGATAAAATTGGAGGTAAAGTATCATCAGATTTTATGGCAGCTCAAGATAAAATAGAAGAATTAAAAAGAAAAAGGGAGGAACTATTGAAAAATATTCCATGGTTAGAAAAACGTATTATGAAATCATTTCCAGATATGAAATCTACAAAATATAATGAAGATACATTTACGGCTATAAAAGATGTAGATAAAAAATAAACTGCTGATTTATAAATTGTGAATATAAAATGAATTTAATGTAGGTTATTTTTATTATATTTTGATGATGGAAAAAAATTTTATTTAAAATAGTTTTTTAGGTTATTATTTTGATAATAATAAGTTATATCATATATACTAATAAAATTATATTTTTATTATTAAACTTAGAATTTTTATTTTTTAATTATGAGTAAAATAGTATGAGAAATAGCAATAAAAATATATATAAAAACAAAAAAAAGTTTTATATAAAAAATATAATTTTATAGAATATTGTAGTGAAAAATCAGAACATACAAAATTTAATTTAATTGACTTTAGAAGTTATTAATATATAATTTTAATTAGGAAATCAAATTAAGTAAAAAGATCAAAGGGGGATAGATTTATGAAAAAAAGCTTAATAATTATTTTTGGGATAGTTTTTTCTAGCTTTATTTATACTTGTGAGTATGATGAAGAAGTTAATAACCTTTTAAAAAATGAAATTGTAGTAATAGAAGATAGAGAAATATTAATAGAATTAAAAGAATGGGATAAGCTTTCTGACAATGAAAAGAAAGAGCTGTTAGGAATGATGAATAGATACACAAGAAAGCATACTAAAAAATCAGCATACAAAATAGTGGAAAAAGTAAGTAGAATTAAATTAGCTGAAATAGGTGTAACTGATGTAGTTTTGTATGAATATATACTGCCAGAAGAAAAAGCACAGGAGAGTGAATAAATTTAAATTTTATCAAAACAGCAATAGAAAGATTAAATAATTACTGTTTATAGATATTTACATTTTTTATTAAAGATGATATATTTTAAATAAAAGAGGTATTTTAAAATGCAAAGAATAGTAAAAAATAAGCTTGAACAGAGGTTGATAGACTCTATGATAAAAGTTCATAGTCTTTTGAGAGAAAGTTTTATGACAAGGAAAAAAGCCTCTTTTAAAGTAGAAGTTCCAGAGTTTAAATATTCAGATCTAACACACTACAATGAACTTAATTTGGCTTTAGAATGTCTTAAATGGAATTATAGAGAACTTCTTAGATATTTAAAAAATGAAAATTATTCTCCTTTATTAAAAGTAGTATTTTTATATAATTATGAAAATTGTGTTCCAGTGCCTTTAAATATTACAATAGAACAATTTTTAGAAAGTGATTTATTTGTAGGTAAAGAAATATTGAATATAAAGAAATTTTGATAAGAGAAGATTGATTTCTTCTCTTTTTTTATTGGAAATACTTTGAATTGATAAAAATAAAATATTAATTATAAGCATAAAACTAAAAGGAAATTATTTTTAAATTTAGAATAGAGTTATATATAAGATGTTTTAATAAAAAATTATACTATGCTGGAGGATACTGATGAAAATAAAAATTGTAATGCTATTAATGCTAGTTATTTCTATTCTTTCTTTTGCTGATGAGAAGTTTATTCTTTTTGAAGAAAATATGGAGCTAAATCATGAATATATTACAGATGGAACTCATAAACTAAAAATAACTGATATTGATATTGGAATAACTGATGGAATTCCATTTATTATTTTAAAGACAGAGAGTACTTTTAATGAAAGAGATTGGAAGAAATTCGATAAAAAAATTTATGACCAAATTGCTGAAGAAATTGCAAAAGAGATCAGAGAATATTTAAATACAGATTCAGATGTAAATGTAATCTTAATTCTTGACAGAGAAGTAGGAAAGGACAAAGTACTTTCAGAGGCACAATATTAGTATATAATAATGTTAAAGTTTCCCATTTATATTAAAAATGGGAAACTTTAAATAAATGTTATTATTTATTTTTTAATGCATATTTTTAAAAAGATATGAACAAAATTATAATTTTAATTCAGCATTATCAATAGTCAATATTGTTGTTTTAATATTACCATAAAGATATTTTTGACATTTTTCTTCTAACATGCTTAGAGCATTTCTTAAATCTTCTTCCCTTTCTGGAGCTAATAATTCAATTACAATAAAAGCATTTTTAGTTTTATCTGTAATCATTGTTCTCTCACCATCACGCCAATTAAGGCAACGACATACAGCTCCAATATCATCTTTATAGCATAATTCACCTTTAAGTGTAGGAGATGGAGCTAGATCTCCAATTAGATAAAATGAATCATTACCTTCTGTGACAGTTAATTGGAGATCACCTACAAAGGTATCAATATCTTCAGCACCACAAGGCAGAGCAAATTGTAGAGAAACAGCATTATAAATATCTACTAATGTGTTAATGCTTGAAACAGGATTCCCTTTTTCTATACGTTTTAATAGAGCTTCAATACTGCATCTAGCTCCTTTTTTAGTTTTAAATTTTTGATAAGCTTCATGATATATTTTAATTACACTGTTTTCACTAAAAATTTCATTAGTTAAAAAACTTTTAGCAATATTATTACTGCTTTCAAGAAACTCTTTTACTTCTTGAGGAGAATCATTAGAATTTTTAAAATCTTTTAATAATATTACTCCTAACTTTGCTTTAGGAAATAATTCCCAAAAAGAATTATCTATAACAAATTTACTCATTAAAACCTCCTGAAATATTTTCAATAAAAAAATAACATTTATAAATATCTTCTGATTTCTAATGATATATACAAATGTTTACCAAGTGATAATGATATTTTTCCAATTTTATCATAAATAGTAACATTTTTCAAATTTTATTAAGAAAATTTTTGATAAATTTATAAAAGAATACTATTATAAAGTTCATTTATTTTTTCTATTTTTTATGTTGCTAAATATAATAAATTCTGTAAATTCAATTATTGTAATTCTGATAAGAATGTTATATTTTCTCTAACATTGGTAACTTCTTTACAAATATTTAATATAAAAAAGTAAAATATGATATAATAACTTTAAATATAAAAAATTACAAAAGGAGAAGATTTCATGAGAAAATATTTACTTGTTTTATGTATTGTTTTTGCTAGTGTTGCATATTCAGAAGAAAAAAAAGATTCTTTAGTCACAGAAGGGATTACAGAAGCAGTTTCTGGAGCAGTCTCTACAGGTAAAAATATATTAAAAGGTTTAAAAAAGGGGATTGATAAAGGGAGAGTTGAAGGAGAAAGTACAGATGATGCTACAATAATATTAGATAAGAAAACATTTATTGAGCATATTGATTGTAATATTATTTCTGTTGAAAAAACTGCTAAATATTATGAAGTAAAAGTGGGATTGAAAAACAAAACAGATAAAATAGTAAGACTTGCAAATTTATCTGAAAAAAAATCATTACAATTAAAAGATAAAGAAGGTTATGTTTCATATTCACTACACCCAATTTTAAATATAACAATTCCTGAAGAAAGTGGAATAAGAGCAAATTTTAGATTTTTAATGGATGGAATTCCTTCACAATTAAAAATATATGGATTAGAATTTGAAATAGATGATACTAAGATAAAACAAGGAACAGAAAAAGAAATATATAAAACATTGAATGAAGTTGCAGAAGAATTAGAACAAATAGACAAAAAATAATAAGGTATATCAAGATAATAAAAAAGTTAAGAAAAATAAAAAGAAGCTCTTATTTTTTAAGAGTTTCTTTTTATTTTGGATTATAATATTATTGAAATTAATTTAAAAATAACTAGAATTTTAGAACAAAGTTTATCAAATACCTAAAGCGCTATTTTTATATATTTCTATATTAAAAAATATGTTTGATATTGAAAGTTTTTCAGAAGATTTAACTAAATGGATACACAACCAAACTTAACAGGTTTATGAAATTTGATTTAAAAAGAGTAAGTCAATTAATGATTGATAAAAAGGACTGTAAATACAATGGTAGATGTTGTTTCTACCATAGAACAATATTTCCTCAATGAATGAGAACTTATTTGTTTTCCCTCTTTACTTGACAAGGATTACCATATGCTATTGTCCAGAATATCTTTTGTAACAATACTTCTTCTCCAATTACAACATTATTTCCAATTGTTATACTAGGCATAATAATAGCACCACCACCAATCCATACATTATTTCCTATTGTAACTGGTGCTGTTTGAGTTTTACAAAATTCAAATGAATTATCTTCCTTGGGTTCTCCAAATCGATCTAGTGCATTTGTTGGATGAAAAACTGTATATATCTGCATATTTGGAGCAATTAGAGCATCATCTTCAATATAAATGATATTATCATCCAGAAATGTACAATTCATATTTATTTCACAATTATTTCCAAAATAAATATTATTTCCATAATCAACAAAAAATGGTGCTGCTATCCAAAAATTTTTACCTATTCCACCTAATAATTCTCTCAAAATCTTTTCTTTTTATTTACTGTCTGTAGAATTGATATTATTATAATTCCTTACCAAATCTTTTGCCTTATGCCATTGAGATAATAATTTAGCATCTCCACGATCATAAAGCTGTCCTGCTAACATTTTTTCTCTTTCAGTCATAATTACTCCAATTTATGATTTTTAAATCTTTTTTAAAATGTCATACTAACTCTGTTTGATTAATTTTGATTTGTTGTTTTAACTTATATTTCTATTTCAACACATTACTTTCTTTCCTTTCTATCTTATTTCTTGACTTTCATAACATAGTCTTGTTATTTGACTTATTTCTATAAAAGCGTTATAGTTTTTTTCAAAATTACAGAATTTTTCAATTTTATCATATTTTAAAAATAAGATTTCCTGTATTTCTTTATCAAAAGTTCTTTGTATGGTATTATAAGTAGGGAAATTTTACGTATAAAAA from Fusobacterium sp. includes these protein-coding regions:
- a CDS encoding sugar O-acetyltransferase, whose product is MRELLGGIGKNFWIAAPFFVDYGNNIYFGNNCEINMNCTFLDDNIIYIEDDALIAPNMQIYTVFHPTNALDRFGEPKEDNSFEFCKTQTAPVTIGNNVWIGGGAIIMPSITIGNNVVIGEEVLLQKIFWTIAYGNPCQVKRENK
- a CDS encoding B3/4 domain-containing protein gives rise to the protein MSKFVIDNSFWELFPKAKLGVILLKDFKNSNDSPQEVKEFLESSNNIAKSFLTNEIFSENSVIKIYHEAYQKFKTKKGARCSIEALLKRIEKGNPVSSINTLVDIYNAVSLQFALPCGAEDIDTFVGDLQLTVTEGNDSFYLIGDLAPSPTLKGELCYKDDIGAVCRCLNWRDGERTMITDKTKNAFIVIELLAPEREEDLRNALSMLEEKCQKYLYGNIKTTILTIDNAELKL
- a CDS encoding putative ABC transporter permease, with protein sequence MYRYLFYFLIYSFLGWCVEVCYATLNTRKFINRGFLNGPYCPIYGVGIMCIIYFVFPLKNNMFILFIASVILTSVLEFLTGFILEKIFHYRWWDYSNVPFNICGYICLKFSILWGIACVLVVDIIHPVVEGIISWLPLLVGKIILTVAGTFILIDFLVTVKTVLKLNAKLEKLERIAGDIHRFSDKIGGKVSSDFMAAQDKIEELKRKREELLKNIPWLEKRIMKSFPDMKSTKYNEDTFTAIKDVDKK
- a CDS encoding toxin-antitoxin system YwqK family antitoxin yields the protein MKIGKIKIFIMLIVILLCMIYYNRYSLYQFLPAQSDENYNIINGVMINNDDQKSYTGRLKTALGDRIEIYSYKDGLLDGLNVAYQNGKIKEIGHWKNNLQNGVFKLYTEKGILIDNVVFKDGNRNGTTKQYYNDTGNLRLEAYYIKGLLDGKVKEYYQNKKLYSEVTYSYGKMNGQAQEYYENGGKKVEMHYEFNIPRGPYKMYDSAGQIQLEGIFENEKFIPKSETDADKINLEEVKKE
- a CDS encoding maltose acetyltransferase domain-containing protein, whose product is MTEREKMLAGQLYDRGDAKLLSQWHKAKDLVRNYNNINSTDSK